From the Nocardiopsis changdeensis genome, one window contains:
- a CDS encoding DUF2510 domain-containing protein: MGGSIEPGWYADPQGDARTLRWWNGEEWTRHTRSLDELQGGGADDDEEAATAYLGGPGGPPSEDEPGTVRLGPSPGAVDDDLGTMRIDPSWGRDAAHPPADDEPGTVRLGPSTPVGPPPSAPVDDEPGTVRINPGRPSTADEEPTADLSDGATMRVTPGTASPRPQGGVNDGATIRVSPGDLPGRGEEPPTADLSDDLPTADLTGSGAAPGTGSPGGTRVFDPGEIGDAPGTRVFDPSDAGGTSGTRVFTPGGGGEPGGTAVFDPNDPMFSGGAPEGDEDEGDRKGGRFNKLLGSLKEGWSDLSEERREQRRVAEEEAAKRREEEAKRQAEEAAKRAEENRKRAEEEAERRAEEERNRPPGAAPAAPAAGTPGAPLPGTPAPGAPVPGPPGHPAPPASPPAPAEGTPWTPGRPDASRQAPPPHAAPPSGPQPGYPPTGGRPGYPPSGPQPGYPRQSGPQQAYHRPPQPPPGGGYPPPFPPPQQMNRPPGRPPQGPPPMNRPGPPPATRPRVRAPGSRAARPRPTAAPSPLGPAPGRPRPPALPGPAAPAPAAQEEEGRLRMRLLHLPADPAGGPGPGRRPVLGHLGLAVPHRRR; the protein is encoded by the coding sequence ATGGGTGGATCTATCGAGCCGGGTTGGTACGCGGACCCGCAGGGCGACGCGCGAACGCTCAGATGGTGGAACGGCGAAGAGTGGACGCGGCACACCCGCTCCCTGGATGAACTCCAAGGTGGCGGGGCCGACGACGACGAAGAGGCCGCCACCGCCTACCTCGGCGGGCCCGGCGGCCCCCCGTCCGAGGACGAGCCCGGAACCGTGCGTCTGGGCCCCTCCCCCGGGGCCGTCGACGACGATCTCGGCACCATGCGCATCGACCCCTCCTGGGGCCGGGACGCGGCGCACCCCCCGGCCGACGACGAGCCCGGCACCGTGCGCCTGGGCCCCTCCACCCCCGTCGGCCCCCCGCCGAGCGCCCCCGTGGACGACGAGCCCGGCACCGTCCGCATCAACCCCGGCCGGCCCTCCACCGCCGACGAGGAGCCCACCGCGGACCTCAGCGACGGCGCGACCATGCGCGTCACCCCCGGCACCGCCTCCCCCCGCCCCCAGGGGGGCGTCAACGACGGCGCCACCATCCGCGTGTCCCCCGGCGACCTGCCCGGCCGCGGTGAGGAGCCCCCCACCGCCGACCTGAGCGACGACCTGCCCACCGCCGACCTCACCGGTTCCGGCGCGGCCCCCGGCACCGGCTCCCCGGGCGGGACCCGCGTCTTCGACCCCGGGGAGATCGGCGACGCCCCGGGCACCCGCGTCTTCGACCCGTCCGATGCTGGCGGGACCTCCGGCACCAGGGTGTTCACCCCCGGTGGCGGCGGCGAGCCCGGCGGCACCGCCGTGTTCGACCCCAACGACCCGATGTTCTCCGGCGGCGCCCCCGAGGGCGACGAGGACGAGGGCGACAGGAAGGGCGGCCGCTTCAACAAGCTGCTGGGCAGCCTCAAGGAGGGCTGGAGCGACCTCTCCGAGGAGCGCCGCGAGCAGCGCCGCGTGGCCGAGGAGGAGGCCGCCAAGCGCCGCGAGGAAGAGGCGAAGCGGCAGGCCGAGGAGGCCGCCAAGCGCGCGGAGGAGAACCGCAAGCGCGCCGAGGAAGAGGCCGAGCGCCGCGCGGAGGAGGAGCGCAACCGCCCCCCGGGGGCCGCGCCGGCCGCCCCCGCCGCGGGGACCCCGGGCGCCCCGCTCCCGGGCACCCCGGCCCCCGGGGCTCCCGTTCCGGGACCCCCCGGGCACCCCGCTCCCCCGGCCTCCCCGCCGGCTCCGGCCGAGGGCACCCCGTGGACCCCGGGCCGCCCGGACGCCTCCCGCCAGGCTCCCCCGCCGCACGCCGCACCGCCTTCGGGCCCCCAGCCGGGGTACCCGCCGACCGGCGGCCGCCCGGGCTACCCGCCCTCGGGCCCCCAGCCGGGCTACCCGCGCCAGTCGGGACCCCAGCAGGCGTACCACCGCCCGCCGCAGCCGCCGCCGGGCGGCGGCTACCCGCCGCCGTTCCCGCCGCCCCAGCAGATGAACCGCCCTCCGGGGCGCCCGCCGCAGGGCCCGCCCCCGATGAACCGGCCCGGCCCGCCCCCGGCTACCCGCCCGCGGGTCCGCGCGCCGGGGTCCCGGGCGGCCCGCCCGCGCCCCACGGCGGCCCCCAGCCCCCTGGGGCCCGCACCCGGGCGCCCCCGGCCACCAGCCCTACCCGGCCCCGCCGCCCCAGCCCCAGCCGCCCAAGAAGAAGAAGGGCGGCTGCGGATGCGGCTGCTTCACCTTCCTGCTGATCCTGCTGGTGGTCCTGGGCCTGGTCGTCGTCCAGTTCTGGGGCATCTGGGACTGGCTGTACCTCATCGGCGTCGGTGA
- a CDS encoding substrate-binding domain-containing protein — translation MPSGRHRLSSPTFATTRRLVRSPLGISALVVALVVAAAVAVPLGIGALGCGDTRYLRVSATQSLAPMLREAATEFNAGRPSYNGDCVYAQVDEIAPHRIMTALAGGPGADSTITPHVWVPESSAWVELARMSAGGTRGIETDPPSLASSPVVLAAPEGTEGMPDPDETDWTVVLPGERDPYRPLVMVDPNRGVDGMAVMHAVRRHLGTGDEADTAMTDFVRDVQTDSAFGEIDLSAFFTGGARDGTRPAPVIVVPEQAVAAYNANRAGDAPRLRAHYPREGTVSLDYPYVTTTDTPSLRSAAADLYEVLRGDAYRDRLRELGFRDPGGEASGALADLPGITAAAPRVHGDLTGDALLASVTDWNRLSMPTRTLVLADVSADMAGDLDGADGATRMEAARQAALMGLGLFPDATDMGLWLMSEEYGESGREESADMQGLGDAEDGREVTRRQELMEIAQTIDVRGGGSRLYDNILAAYDEVQSVYDEDKINSVILLTAGRDAGSSDLSHGELVAALQDRFDPQRPVSLFIIAFGDQADREELRAVAAATSGSLFVTDDPEEIGDIFLSSISRRLCVPDCDN, via the coding sequence GTGCCCAGTGGACGTCACCGACTCAGCTCACCGACCTTCGCGACGACCCGCCGGCTGGTGCGTTCGCCGCTGGGGATCAGCGCCCTCGTCGTCGCCCTCGTCGTGGCGGCCGCGGTCGCCGTCCCCCTCGGGATCGGCGCGCTCGGCTGCGGTGACACCCGCTACCTGCGGGTGTCGGCCACGCAGAGCCTGGCCCCGATGCTGCGGGAGGCGGCGACCGAGTTCAACGCCGGGCGCCCGTCGTACAACGGGGACTGCGTGTACGCCCAGGTGGACGAGATCGCCCCGCACCGGATCATGACCGCCCTGGCCGGCGGCCCCGGCGCGGACTCCACCATCACCCCGCACGTGTGGGTGCCCGAGTCCTCCGCCTGGGTGGAGCTAGCCCGCATGTCCGCCGGGGGCACCCGCGGCATCGAGACCGACCCGCCCTCGCTGGCCTCCTCCCCGGTGGTCCTGGCCGCCCCCGAGGGCACCGAGGGCATGCCCGACCCCGACGAGACCGACTGGACCGTCGTGCTGCCCGGCGAACGCGACCCCTACCGGCCGCTGGTCATGGTGGACCCCAACCGCGGCGTCGACGGCATGGCGGTGATGCACGCGGTCCGGCGCCACCTGGGCACCGGGGACGAGGCCGACACCGCGATGACCGACTTCGTGCGCGACGTGCAGACCGACAGCGCGTTCGGCGAGATCGACCTGTCCGCCTTCTTCACCGGGGGCGCCCGGGACGGGACGCGCCCCGCCCCGGTGATCGTGGTCCCCGAGCAGGCCGTGGCGGCCTACAACGCGAACCGCGCCGGGGACGCGCCGCGGCTGCGGGCGCACTACCCCCGGGAGGGGACCGTTTCCCTGGACTACCCCTACGTCACCACCACCGACACCCCCTCGCTGCGTTCGGCCGCTGCCGACCTGTACGAGGTGCTGCGCGGCGACGCCTACCGCGACCGCCTGCGGGAGCTGGGCTTCCGCGACCCCGGCGGGGAGGCGTCCGGCGCCCTGGCCGACCTGCCCGGGATCACCGCCGCCGCGCCCCGGGTCCACGGCGACCTCACCGGCGACGCCCTGCTGGCCTCGGTCACCGACTGGAACCGGCTGTCCATGCCCACCCGCACCCTGGTGCTGGCCGACGTCTCGGCCGACATGGCCGGAGACCTCGACGGCGCGGACGGCGCGACCCGGATGGAGGCCGCCCGGCAGGCCGCGCTGATGGGCCTGGGCCTGTTCCCCGACGCCACCGACATGGGCCTGTGGCTGATGTCGGAGGAGTACGGGGAGTCCGGCCGCGAGGAGTCCGCCGACATGCAGGGCCTGGGCGACGCCGAGGACGGCCGCGAGGTCACCCGGCGCCAGGAGCTGATGGAGATCGCGCAGACCATCGACGTGCGGGGCGGCGGCTCCCGGCTCTACGACAACATCCTGGCCGCCTACGACGAGGTCCAGTCCGTCTACGACGAGGACAAGATCAACAGCGTCATCCTGCTGACCGCGGGCCGGGACGCGGGGTCGAGCGACCTGTCGCACGGCGAGCTCGTGGCGGCCCTACAGGACCGCTTCGACCCGCAGCGGCCGGTGAGCCTGTTCATCATCGCCTTCGGCGACCAGGCCGACCGGGAGGAGCTGCGCGCGGTCGCGGCGGCGACCAGCGGCTCGCTGTTCGTCACCGACGACCCCGAGGAGATCGGCGACATCTTCCTCAGTTCGATCTCGCGGCGGCTCTGCGTGCCCGATTGCGACAACTGA
- a CDS encoding substrate-binding domain-containing protein, whose protein sequence is MGRHRGRYAEEAPGRSRRRRGRGGAFAALAAALVIVVGLAGVGVYMFGNSGGCGGSDIRLDVAVSPELAPAVDAVARDFNLTDTAVDGRCVHVEVRQVDSANVAFGITGSGATMGDTDSDVWIPDSSVWPRIVQSQSGDAVLTDTGTSVARSPLVVTELAAYAEEAEAPTTWMDVVPTAAPGEQAERTVRVVDPARSSTGLGTLYLLNGALEEASPDAETFNAAMTAALQSLHRGASADEEAAFLALSGGGEEAPPLMVMSEQAAWRYNSAYEENAVRVDYLEGGTYYLDYPYLVRTEDSVLTRAAEEFRTAIRSDSARGHILAEGFRGPEGEVDTSVLSGDHGFLEAAPEELATPSEGSITDLTRTWNQMKMDSRVLAIVDISGSMLAEVPGTGMTRMQVTGAAATQGLEMFTPSSELGLWQFSTNVNNNLHYQEIAPIRELQATADDGSEHRAVLSQALGSLQPLPQGDTALYDTYLAAYQEMSRTYRPDRNNVILMLTDGDNDNPGGLDLDGLLTQIEAIASPSRPIPIITIAFGPDVQNLEPLQEIAAATGGASYMTEDPTEIGDIFIRAFSLRISEPED, encoded by the coding sequence GTGGGACGTCACCGCGGAAGATACGCAGAAGAAGCCCCCGGTCGGTCCAGGCGCCGCCGCGGACGCGGCGGGGCCTTCGCCGCCCTGGCCGCGGCCCTCGTGATCGTCGTCGGCCTGGCGGGGGTGGGCGTGTACATGTTCGGCAACTCCGGCGGGTGCGGCGGCTCCGACATCCGGCTGGACGTGGCCGTCAGCCCCGAGCTGGCGCCCGCCGTCGACGCGGTCGCCCGCGACTTCAACCTCACCGACACCGCCGTCGACGGCCGGTGCGTGCACGTCGAGGTCCGCCAGGTCGACTCGGCCAACGTCGCCTTCGGCATCACCGGCTCCGGCGCCACCATGGGCGACACCGACTCCGACGTGTGGATCCCGGACTCCTCGGTGTGGCCGCGCATCGTCCAGAGCCAGTCCGGCGACGCCGTCCTCACCGACACCGGGACCTCCGTGGCCCGCAGCCCGCTGGTGGTGACCGAGCTCGCCGCGTACGCCGAGGAGGCCGAAGCGCCCACCACGTGGATGGACGTCGTGCCCACCGCCGCGCCCGGCGAGCAGGCCGAGCGCACCGTCCGGGTCGTCGACCCGGCCCGCAGCTCCACCGGCCTGGGCACCCTCTACCTGCTGAACGGCGCGCTGGAGGAGGCCAGCCCCGACGCCGAGACCTTCAACGCGGCCATGACGGCCGCCCTCCAGTCGCTGCACCGCGGCGCCTCCGCCGACGAGGAGGCCGCCTTCCTTGCGCTCAGCGGCGGCGGCGAGGAGGCCCCGCCGCTCATGGTGATGTCGGAGCAGGCCGCCTGGCGCTACAACTCCGCCTACGAGGAGAACGCCGTCCGGGTCGACTACCTCGAGGGCGGCACCTACTACCTCGACTACCCCTACCTCGTCCGCACCGAGGACAGCGTCCTGACCCGCGCGGCCGAGGAGTTCCGCACCGCGATCCGCTCGGACTCGGCGCGCGGGCACATCCTCGCCGAGGGCTTCCGCGGGCCCGAGGGCGAGGTGGACACCTCCGTGCTCAGCGGCGACCACGGTTTCCTGGAGGCCGCCCCCGAGGAGCTGGCGACGCCCTCCGAGGGTTCGATCACCGACCTGACCCGCACCTGGAACCAGATGAAGATGGACTCGCGCGTGCTCGCGATCGTCGACATCTCCGGGTCGATGCTGGCCGAGGTGCCCGGCACCGGGATGACCCGCATGCAGGTGACCGGCGCCGCCGCCACCCAGGGCCTGGAGATGTTCACCCCCAGCTCCGAGCTGGGCCTGTGGCAGTTCTCCACCAACGTCAACAACAACCTGCACTACCAGGAGATCGCGCCGATCCGCGAGCTCCAGGCCACGGCGGACGACGGCAGCGAGCACCGCGCCGTCCTGTCCCAGGCGCTGGGGTCCCTCCAGCCGCTGCCCCAGGGCGACACGGCCCTGTACGACACCTACCTGGCCGCGTACCAGGAGATGTCGCGGACCTACCGGCCCGACCGCAACAACGTCATCCTGATGCTGACGGACGGGGACAACGACAACCCCGGCGGCCTGGACCTGGACGGGCTGCTGACGCAGATCGAGGCGATCGCCAGCCCGTCCCGGCCGATCCCCATCATCACCATCGCGTTCGGCCCCGACGTGCAGAACCTGGAGCCGCTCCAGGAGATCGCCGCGGCGACCGGCGGCGCCTCGTACATGACCGAGGACCCGACGGAGATCGGCGACATCTTCATCAGGGCGTTCTCGCTGCGCATCTCCGAGCCCGAGGACTGA